The following proteins are co-located in the Plasmodium vinckei vinckei genome assembly, chromosome: PVVCY_11 genome:
- a CDS encoding ABC transporter E family member 1, putative: protein MKKKNKEDLYKENKLEASKLRIAIVSTDKCKPKKCHLECKKNCPIVKTGKFCIEVDHSSKIAYISEMLCIGCGICVKKCPFSSITIINLPKDINKDVVHRYGPNTFKLHRLPVPKLGQILGLVGTNGIGKSTALKILSSKLKPNLGKFDSPPEWRDILSFFRGSELQIFFTKLLEEQLSPIIKPQNVDLIPKQVKGNILEIINKKDKLNQKDKYIKVLELDHLLDRNVEDLSGGELQRFALLISIIGQTTNVYMFDEPSSYLDIKQRISMAKIIHGLVRHDNYIIVVEHDLSILDYLSDYVCCLWGKAGAYGVVTSPFSVREGINVFLDGFIPTDNLRIREESLNFKLATDQDVTDEDKKRLHFYTYPKMVKTLNSFTLTVDKGNFSESEIFVLLGQNGSGKSTFIRLFAGLIKPDNVDSLSFLESLSVSYKPQQIQAKFTGTVRQLLMSKLKGLYTDPYFNNEIIKPLKIDGILDNQVLTLSGGELQKVAIIITLAKNTNIYLIDEPSAYLDSEQRIIVSKIIKRFILNTNKTAFVVEHDFIMATYLADHVIVFDGQAGVNTVANTPQTLVAGMNKFLKIIDVTFRRDPTNYRPRINKYDSVKDKEQKLNGTYFIIDE from the exons atgaagaaaaaaaacaaagaagatttatataaagaaaacaaaCTTGAAGCATCCAAATTAAGAATTGCCATTGTTAGTACTGATAAATGTAAACCAAAAAAATGTCATTTagaatgtaaaaaaaattgtccTATTGTAAAAACTGGAAAATTTTGTATTGAAGTTGACCATAGCTCAAAAATAGCATATATCAGTGAAATGCTATGTATAGGTTGTGGTATATGTGTAAAGAAATGCCCATTCTCTTCAATcactattattaatttaccTAAAGATATTAACAAAGATGTTGTACATAGATATGGCCCTAATACCTTTAAATTACATAGATTACCAGTTCCAAAATTAGGACAAATATTGGGATTAGTTGGAACAAATGGTATTGGAAAATCAACagcattaaaaattttatcatcTAAATTAAAACCAAATTTAGGAAAGTTTGATAGTCCTCCTGAATGGCgagatatattatcatttttcaGAGGTAGTGAattacaaattttttttacaaaattattagaaGAACAATTATCACCTATTATTAAACCACAAAATGTCGATTTAATACCTAAACAGGTCAaaggaaatatattagaaataataaataaaaaagataaattaaatcaaaaagataaatatataaaagtatTAGAACTAGATCATTTACTTGATAGAAATGTTGAAGACTTAAGTGGAGGAGAATTACAAAGATTTGCATTATTAATATCTATTATTGGGCAAACaacaaatgtatatatgtttgATGAACCTAGTAGTTATTTAGatataaaacaaagaaTATCTATggcaaaaattatacatgGTTTAGTAAGAcatgataattatataatagtaGTAGAACACGATTTATCTATATTAGATTATTTAAGTGATTATGTTTGTTGCTTATGGGGAAAGGCAGGTGCATATGGTGTTGTTACATCACCATTCTCTGTCAGAGAAGGAattaatgtatttttagACGGTTTTATTCCAACTGATAATTTAAGAATACGTGAAGaatcattaaattttaaattagcTACAGATCAAGATGTAACAGatgaagataaaaaaagattacatttttatacatatccTAAAATGGTAAAAACCTTGAACTCATTTACCTTAACAGTAGATAAAGGAAACTTTTCAGAATCAgaaatttttgtattattaggCCAAAATGGAAGTGGAAAAAGTACATTTATAAGATTATTTGCTGGCCTAATTAAACCTGATAATGTAGATAGTCTATCATTTTTAGAATCCTTAAGTGTTTCTTATAAACCCCAACAAATACAAGCAAAATTTACAGGTACTGTTAGGCAATTATTAATgtcaaaattaaaaggcTTATATACAGatccatattttaataatgaaataataaaaccaTTAAAAATTGATGGCATATTAGATAATCAAGTTTTAACATTATCTGGTGGAGAATTACAAAAAGTTGCAATTATCATTACCTTAGCAAAAAATACTAACATTTATCTAATCGATGAACCATCAGCTTATTTAGATTCAGAACAAAGAATAATTGTAtccaaaattattaaaagatTTATACTTAATACTAACAAAACTGCTTTTGTTGTCGAACATGATTTTATAATGGCTACTTATCTTGCTGATCATGTTATCGTTTTTGACGGACAAGCCGGAGTTAATACTGTTGCCAATACCCCACAAACATTAGTAGCGGGTATGAATAAATTCTTAAAAATCATTGACGTCACTTTTAGAAGAGATCCAACTAATTATAGACCaagaattaataaatatgacaGTGTCAAGGATAAGGAGCAAAAATTAAACG gaacatattttattattgatgaataa